A single genomic interval of Anabaena sphaerica FACHB-251 harbors:
- the sigC gene encoding RNA polymerase sigma factor SigC, giving the protein MPATSFYTNAGYDSQKSSAALNSDLNIEEGDLSLDDLQDIEIASVDPHNLAANNNRRSTDLVRLYLQEIGRVRLLGRDEEVSEAQRVQRYLRMRIVLANAAKQGDAVIVPYLRLIEVQERLVSELGHRPSLERWATTAGINLSDLKPTLSEGKRRWAETAKLTVAELDEIQTQGLQAKEHMIKANLRLVVSVAKKYQNRGLELLDLVQEGTLGLERAVEKFDPTKGYRFSTYAYWWIRQGITRAIATSSRTIRLPVHITEKLNKIKKAQRKIAQEQGRTPTLEDLALELDMTPTQVREVLLRVPRSVSLETKVGKDKDTELGELLETDSVTPEEMLMRESLQKDLHNLLADLTTREREVILMRFGLSDGHPYSLAEIGRALDLSRERVRQIESKALQKLRQPKRRNLIRDYLESLS; this is encoded by the coding sequence ATGCCAGCAACATCTTTCTACACAAATGCAGGCTACGATTCCCAAAAGTCTAGCGCAGCATTAAACTCTGATCTGAATATTGAAGAGGGTGATTTGTCCCTAGACGATCTGCAAGATATAGAAATAGCTTCTGTCGATCCTCATAACTTGGCTGCTAACAACAACCGCCGCAGTACAGACTTAGTACGTTTATACCTTCAAGAAATTGGTCGGGTACGTTTGCTAGGCCGGGATGAAGAAGTTTCAGAAGCTCAAAGAGTTCAGCGATATTTGCGGATGCGGATAGTGCTTGCTAATGCAGCCAAGCAAGGTGACGCTGTGATTGTGCCTTATCTGCGATTAATTGAAGTTCAAGAGCGTTTAGTCTCTGAACTAGGACATCGCCCCTCGTTGGAAAGGTGGGCTACTACAGCTGGTATCAACTTATCGGATCTCAAGCCCACTTTATCAGAAGGTAAACGTCGCTGGGCCGAAACTGCCAAGTTGACAGTGGCAGAATTGGATGAAATCCAAACTCAAGGACTTCAAGCCAAAGAACACATGATTAAGGCTAATTTGCGCCTTGTCGTGTCTGTGGCTAAAAAGTATCAGAATCGTGGCTTGGAACTATTAGATCTAGTTCAAGAAGGTACTCTCGGTTTAGAACGAGCCGTAGAAAAATTTGACCCCACAAAGGGTTATCGCTTTAGTACCTATGCTTATTGGTGGATTCGTCAAGGAATTACCAGAGCGATCGCTACCTCTAGCCGCACAATTCGCCTTCCTGTTCATATTACAGAAAAGCTCAACAAAATCAAAAAGGCACAACGTAAAATTGCTCAAGAACAAGGTCGCACTCCTACTTTAGAAGACCTAGCACTTGAATTAGACATGACACCTACCCAAGTCCGGGAAGTGTTGTTACGTGTCCCTCGTTCTGTTTCTTTAGAAACCAAGGTAGGAAAAGATAAAGATACTGAGTTAGGGGAATTGCTAGAAACAGATAGTGTTACCCCAGAAGAAATGTTAATGCGGGAATCTTTACAAAAAGATTTGCATAATTTACTAGCAGATTTAACCACTCGTGAACGTGAAGTTATTCTGATGCGGTTTGGTTTATCCGATGGACATCCTTACTCATTAGCCGAAATTGGCCGCGCTTTAGACTTATCACGGGAAAGAGTGCGACAAATCGAATCCAAAGCATTGCAAAAGCTCCGCCAACCCAAGCGCCGTAACCTCATCCGCGACTATTTGGAATCTTTAAGTTAG
- a CDS encoding Fur family transcriptional regulator produces the protein MTVYTTGSLKAELNDRGWRLTPQRETILHIFQELPQGEHLSAEDLYHRLETDGEGISLSTIYRTLKLMARMGILRELELGEGHKHYEINQPYPHHHHHLICVKCNTTIEFKNESILKIGAKTAQKEGFHLLDCQLTIHAVCPKCQRALMPL, from the coding sequence ATGACTGTCTACACAACTGGTTCACTTAAGGCAGAACTAAACGACCGGGGCTGGCGTTTAACTCCCCAACGAGAAACAATCCTACATATTTTTCAAGAACTTCCACAGGGTGAACATTTAAGTGCGGAGGATCTTTATCATCGCCTAGAAACTGATGGTGAAGGCATCAGTCTATCAACTATCTATAGGACTTTAAAGTTGATGGCCAGAATGGGCATCTTGCGGGAACTAGAGCTAGGTGAAGGACATAAACACTATGAAATTAATCAGCCCTATCCCCATCATCACCACCACCTTATTTGTGTCAAGTGCAATACTACAATTGAGTTCAAAAACGAATCAATTTTGAAAATTGGCGCAAAAACAGCCCAAAAAGAAGGATTTCACCTCCTTGATTGTCAACTGACTATTCATGCTGTCTGTCCCAAATGCCAACGGGCATTAATGCCGCTTTAA
- the cobN gene encoding cobaltochelatase subunit CobN: protein MHRISATPGGWNQSEGLIFLEQTPAPFVFITAADTDIQTLAAVVPKLPAQFPALRVANLLQLQQQISIDTYGEQVLELAQVIVLRLLGGRSYWTYGLEVVQEIVQRQGTTLIVIPGDDALDPDLISHSTVSSEIVNQVWQYFREGGIENFLNALQFIADISLLTKFNPPPPQAVPRVGRWGDGEQRSRGAEENNLFPIPNFQFPKVGILFYRAHYLAGNTQVIEALCTALAEKNLQPVPVFVSSLREPGVSNELMELFQPKDSDHVSLLLNTTSFSLARLETETPQIELWEKLDVPVLQVILCASSVEQWESQLQGLTPRDMAMNVVLPEVDGRIISRAVSFKTLQTRNNDLETDVVVYEPVSDRIEFVAQLAANWVRLRHKPPQERRIALILANYPNTNGRLANGVGLDTPASCVEILKALQLAGYEVGNIPADGDELIQMLTAGVTNDPEGKDWKPVNQSLSVEEYHEYFVTLPAEVQQQIIKRWGAHTDGNTNIQIGNSFSPAPLLPCSSAFPISGIQFGNLFVGVQPSRGYENDPSLNYHAPDLEPTHAYLAFYYWVREKYSSCFGADAIVHVGKHGNLEWLPGKSVALSNTCYPEVAFGAMPHLYPFIVNDPGEGSQAKRRAQAVIIDHLTPPMTRAELYGALQQVENLIDEYYEAESLDPSRLPTLRDRIQELVIKENLYKDLGITNPQDIVNFESLILNSLDGYLCELKEAQIRDGLHIFGQVPQGRQLRDLVVAIARIPNRYCMGITRAIAQDWGLDIDPLTTDLSTPFTPRLYVDASVRICLRVRLCRTHGDVVELLEEEAADLVERLINYECIIFSPSDSPMNPVVRWIQSKLLPALRQTHQEITNLLRGLDGKYVPSAPSGAPTRGRPEVLPTGKNFYAVDIRAIPTETAWDVGRKAAETLIETYTQEHGEYPKTLGLSVWGTSTMRTGGDDIAEALALLGVKPVWDGAARRVVDFEILPLSILGRPRVDVTLRISGFFRDAFPNLIDLFSQAVEAVAKLDEPAEENPLADAVRQDTNLWTQQGLSVETAQERSLYRVFGSQPGAYGAGLQGLIASQNWQTDQDLARAYMNWSSYAYGGTGNGEQGTGTKNTATSIEAFEQRLKQMQIVLHNQDNREHDLLDSDDYYQFQGGLTAAVRSLQGKNPETYFGDNSNTSQPKVRQLREEIARVYRSRVVNPKWIAGVMRHGYKGAFEMAATVDFLFAYDATAQCVEDYMYQGVVESYLEDPVVCEFIQDKNPWALRDMAERLLEAHQRGLWEDVNRETLENLRNLVHQAEGAIEEK from the coding sequence ATGCATCGTATAAGTGCTACACCAGGTGGATGGAATCAGTCAGAAGGTTTGATTTTTCTAGAACAAACCCCAGCCCCTTTCGTGTTTATTACTGCTGCTGATACCGACATTCAAACTCTAGCAGCAGTAGTACCAAAATTACCTGCACAATTTCCTGCTTTAAGGGTTGCCAACCTGTTGCAATTACAGCAACAAATAAGTATAGATACTTATGGCGAGCAAGTGTTAGAACTTGCCCAAGTAATTGTTTTGCGCCTATTAGGAGGACGTTCCTATTGGACGTATGGTTTGGAAGTAGTACAGGAAATAGTGCAACGTCAGGGTACAACTTTAATTGTAATACCAGGAGACGACGCTCTTGATCCAGATTTAATCTCTCATTCCACTGTTTCCTCAGAAATTGTTAACCAAGTATGGCAGTATTTTAGAGAAGGTGGTATAGAAAATTTCCTGAATGCTCTCCAATTTATCGCTGATATCTCCCTGTTAACTAAATTCAATCCTCCACCACCGCAAGCTGTCCCCCGTGTGGGGAGATGGGGAGATGGGGAGCAGAGGAGCAGGGGAGCAGAGGAGAATAATTTATTCCCAATCCCCAATTTCCAATTCCCCAAAGTAGGTATTTTATTCTACCGCGCTCATTATTTGGCGGGAAATACTCAGGTTATTGAGGCTTTATGTACTGCTTTAGCAGAGAAAAATTTACAACCTGTGCCTGTTTTTGTTTCTTCTTTGCGTGAACCGGGTGTTAGCAATGAGTTGATGGAGCTTTTCCAACCGAAAGACTCTGATCATGTTAGCTTGTTACTTAATACCACGAGTTTTTCTTTAGCGCGGTTGGAAACGGAAACACCCCAAATTGAACTGTGGGAAAAATTAGATGTACCTGTGTTGCAGGTGATTCTTTGCGCTAGTTCTGTTGAACAGTGGGAGTCACAGTTACAAGGTTTGACTCCCCGTGATATGGCGATGAATGTGGTGTTACCAGAGGTAGATGGGCGCATTATTAGTCGGGCTGTGTCTTTTAAAACCTTACAGACTCGCAATAATGACTTAGAAACTGATGTGGTAGTCTATGAACCAGTGAGCGATCGCATTGAATTTGTCGCCCAACTGGCTGCTAATTGGGTACGATTACGCCATAAACCACCCCAAGAACGTCGCATAGCCTTGATTTTGGCAAATTACCCCAACACTAATGGCCGCCTTGCTAATGGCGTAGGACTGGACACTCCTGCTAGTTGTGTGGAAATTCTCAAAGCTTTACAGTTGGCTGGGTATGAAGTGGGAAATATCCCTGCTGATGGTGATGAATTAATTCAGATGTTAACCGCTGGTGTTACCAATGACCCAGAAGGCAAAGATTGGAAACCAGTAAATCAAAGCCTTTCTGTAGAAGAATATCACGAGTATTTTGTTACTTTGCCAGCAGAAGTACAACAACAAATTATTAAAAGATGGGGCGCACACACTGATGGAAACACAAATATACAGATAGGTAATTCTTTCTCCCCTGCTCCCCTGCTCCCCTGCTCCTCTGCCTTTCCCATTTCCGGTATTCAATTTGGCAACTTGTTCGTAGGTGTTCAGCCTTCACGGGGTTATGAAAATGACCCTAGTTTGAATTATCATGCACCTGATTTAGAACCTACTCACGCTTATTTAGCTTTTTATTATTGGGTGCGGGAAAAATACTCTAGTTGTTTTGGTGCGGATGCAATTGTTCATGTTGGGAAACATGGAAATTTAGAATGGCTACCTGGTAAAAGTGTGGCTTTATCTAATACTTGTTATCCTGAAGTTGCTTTTGGGGCTATGCCTCATTTATATCCTTTCATTGTTAATGACCCTGGTGAAGGTTCTCAAGCGAAGAGACGCGCCCAAGCAGTAATTATTGACCACCTGACACCCCCTATGACTCGTGCTGAACTGTATGGGGCTTTGCAACAGGTAGAAAATTTAATTGATGAATATTACGAAGCAGAAAGTTTAGATCCTTCTCGTTTACCAACTTTACGCGATCGCATTCAAGAATTAGTCATCAAGGAAAATCTCTACAAAGATTTAGGTATCACAAATCCTCAAGATATCGTAAATTTTGAATCTTTGATTTTAAATTCTTTGGATGGTTATTTGTGTGAACTTAAAGAAGCGCAAATTAGAGACGGTTTACACATTTTCGGACAAGTTCCCCAAGGTAGACAGTTACGAGATTTAGTTGTGGCGATCGCTCGTATCCCCAACCGCTATTGTATGGGAATTACCCGTGCGATCGCTCAAGACTGGGGCTTAGACATTGACCCCCTCACCACAGACCTCAGCACCCCCTTCACCCCTCGTTTATACGTGGATGCGTCTGTACGTATTTGCTTGAGAGTCAGATTATGTCGTACACACGGCGATGTCGTCGAACTCCTAGAAGAAGAAGCCGCTGATCTAGTTGAAAGGCTGATAAATTACGAGTGCATCATCTTCAGTCCCTCCGATTCCCCAATGAATCCAGTTGTCAGATGGATTCAATCAAAACTCCTCCCTGCACTCCGACAAACCCACCAAGAAATCACCAACTTATTACGCGGACTAGACGGTAAATACGTCCCCAGCGCCCCATCTGGCGCACCCACACGGGGAAGACCAGAAGTTCTCCCCACCGGTAAAAACTTTTATGCTGTAGATATTCGCGCTATTCCTACAGAAACAGCTTGGGATGTGGGGAGAAAAGCAGCGGAAACTCTAATTGAAACCTACACCCAAGAACATGGAGAATATCCGAAAACTCTGGGTTTATCAGTCTGGGGTACATCTACCATGCGGACTGGAGGTGATGATATTGCGGAAGCTTTGGCTTTACTGGGTGTAAAACCTGTTTGGGATGGTGCAGCACGAAGAGTAGTAGATTTTGAAATTTTGCCTTTATCAATTTTGGGTCGTCCCCGCGTTGATGTGACTTTAAGAATTTCGGGATTTTTTCGCGACGCTTTCCCCAACTTGATTGATTTATTTTCCCAAGCGGTGGAAGCGGTTGCTAAGTTAGATGAACCAGCTGAGGAAAACCCGTTAGCAGATGCAGTTCGTCAAGATACTAATTTATGGACTCAACAAGGTTTAAGTGTGGAGACTGCACAAGAGAGATCGCTATATCGTGTCTTTGGTTCTCAACCTGGTGCTTATGGTGCAGGACTTCAAGGTTTAATTGCTTCACAAAACTGGCAAACTGACCAAGACCTAGCCCGCGCTTACATGAATTGGAGTTCCTACGCTTACGGGGGAACAGGGAACGGGGAACAGGGAACAGGAACAAAGAATACTGCCACCTCTATCGAAGCTTTTGAACAACGCTTGAAGCAAATGCAAATAGTTCTACACAATCAAGATAACCGTGAACACGATTTGCTCGATTCTGATGATTATTATCAATTTCAGGGCGGTTTAACGGCTGCGGTGCGTTCTCTACAAGGGAAAAACCCAGAAACATATTTTGGCGACAATTCCAACACATCCCAGCCAAAAGTCCGCCAACTGAGAGAAGAAATTGCACGGGTGTATCGTTCGCGTGTGGTTAACCCCAAATGGATAGCGGGAGTCATGCGTCACGGTTACAAAGGCGCTTTTGAAATGGCTGCAACGGTGGATTTCTTATTTGCCTATGATGCTACGGCTCAATGTGTAGAAGATTATATGTATCAGGGTGTTGTGGAGAGTTATCTAGAAGATCCGGTTGTATGTGAATTTATTCAAGATAAGAACCCTTGGGCTTTGCGTGATATGGCAGAAAGGTTGCTGGAAGCTCACCAGCGGGGTTTATGGGAAGATGTAAATCGAGAAACGTTGGAAAATTTGCGAAATCTAGTACATCAAGCGGAAGGTGCGATCGAAGAAAAATGA
- a CDS encoding GAF domain-containing sensor histidine kinase, producing MLSSPDLSFSRTLPLIVFNRLGELLQQMAQAVGSAALILTEAVLARIRIPVEWQKQRFTLVVSEQFSALLLGNIEAAEEESRGTDKEEIPFDSLNASLTFNSEAIAVFVSKLRNLFESNSYIYQNIAQYQQVLSPNDATLQTKFTLLLLEYLLPFVNKEVQTPRISIPLEGSSCQAVEDALTKQIAQERLLNQVTTQIRKSLDLPVIMDMAITQVREFLALDRLVIYKFVSSPVKNQNTSLNCQDSPPSVVNAQFIKQDCQQYGGCVVYESLATDSISSVLNYQEEDWLTRNSRCWEKYHQGFILAVDDVEKTYAFEDCLLNFLRKSKINAKLAAPIIFEDKLWGLLIAHQCNTPRNWTESEKSLLSSIAEQLAIAIHQSELMGSLREATRTLTQEKQTLEQRVIERTMALREALLAAEAASRLRSEFLATISHELLTPLTYVIGMSSTLLRWPLGELSQRQRDYLQTIHDSGEHLLEMINDILDLSQIEAGKTVLNISEFSLVKSAENILDSLLEKATSEKVTLKLDLQINPTYDLFNADSGRIEQILWNLLANAIKFTPEGGSVTLRLWVEDNTAIFQIEDTGIGIPEEKLPLLFEKFQQLDTPYHRRYEGTGVGLALTKQLVELHRGRIEVESTVGIGSIFTVWIPKQLK from the coding sequence ATGCTTAGTTCTCCCGATTTGAGCTTTTCTCGAACCTTGCCTTTGATTGTATTTAATCGGCTTGGGGAATTGTTGCAGCAGATGGCTCAAGCAGTAGGCAGTGCTGCTTTAATACTGACAGAAGCTGTGTTGGCACGAATTCGTATTCCCGTCGAATGGCAAAAGCAACGGTTTACGCTTGTGGTTTCTGAGCAATTTAGTGCGTTACTGCTAGGCAACATAGAAGCAGCAGAGGAAGAAAGCAGGGGAACAGATAAAGAAGAAATTCCCTTTGATTCCCTCAATGCTAGTTTGACATTTAATTCAGAAGCGATCGCTGTCTTTGTGTCGAAATTAAGAAATTTGTTTGAGTCTAATTCTTACATTTACCAAAACATCGCCCAATATCAGCAAGTTCTTTCTCCTAATGATGCGACGCTGCAAACTAAATTCACGCTGTTGTTATTAGAATATCTCCTCCCATTTGTTAACAAGGAGGTACAAACACCTAGAATTTCTATTCCTCTAGAGGGTTCTAGTTGTCAAGCCGTGGAAGATGCCTTGACAAAACAAATTGCCCAAGAAAGGCTGTTGAATCAGGTAACAACGCAAATCCGTAAAAGCCTAGATTTGCCAGTCATTATGGATATGGCAATTACACAAGTACGTGAATTTTTGGCATTAGATAGATTAGTAATCTATAAATTTGTGTCATCTCCAGTCAAGAATCAAAACACATCACTTAACTGTCAAGATTCACCGCCGTCGGTAGTAAACGCCCAATTTATAAAACAAGATTGTCAACAGTATGGAGGTTGTGTAGTCTATGAATCCCTGGCTACAGATTCCATTTCCTCTGTTTTAAATTATCAGGAAGAAGATTGGCTGACCCGAAATTCTCGATGTTGGGAAAAGTATCATCAAGGCTTTATTTTAGCTGTGGATGATGTAGAAAAAACCTATGCGTTTGAAGATTGTTTATTGAATTTTTTAAGAAAAAGCAAAATCAATGCGAAGTTGGCAGCACCTATTATTTTTGAAGACAAACTTTGGGGTTTGTTGATTGCTCATCAATGCAATACTCCCCGTAATTGGACTGAAAGTGAAAAAAGCTTGTTATCTTCAATTGCAGAACAGTTAGCTATAGCTATTCATCAATCTGAGTTAATGGGATCTCTGCGAGAAGCTACACGCACCCTGACTCAAGAAAAACAAACCTTAGAACAACGAGTGATTGAACGCACGATGGCACTGCGGGAAGCCCTATTGGCCGCAGAAGCTGCCAGCCGTCTTAGAAGTGAATTTCTTGCTACTATTAGTCATGAATTACTCACACCTTTAACTTATGTAATCGGGATGTCTTCTACATTATTGCGTTGGCCTTTGGGTGAATTAAGTCAACGACAACGGGATTATTTACAAACTATCCATGACAGTGGTGAACATTTATTAGAAATGATTAATGACATCCTCGATTTATCACAGATTGAGGCTGGTAAAACAGTATTAAATATTTCTGAATTTTCTTTAGTGAAGTCAGCAGAAAATATATTAGACTCCCTATTAGAAAAAGCAACAAGCGAAAAAGTCACCCTGAAACTTGATTTGCAAATTAATCCTACATATGATCTCTTTAACGCTGATTCTGGAAGAATAGAACAAATTCTCTGGAATTTATTGGCTAATGCCATCAAGTTCACCCCAGAAGGTGGTAGTGTCACTTTACGCCTGTGGGTAGAAGACAATACTGCTATATTTCAAATAGAAGATACAGGTATTGGCATACCAGAAGAGAAATTACCACTACTATTTGAGAAGTTTCAACAACTTGATACACCCTATCATCGTCGCTACGAAGGTACAGGAGTTGGTTTAGCTTTAACTAAACAACTTGTAGAACTCCATCGGGGTCGAATTGAAGTAGAATCCACTGTAGGCATCGGCTCTATTTTTACTGTCTGGATACCAAAACAATTGAAGTAG
- a CDS encoding N-acetylmannosamine-6-phosphate 2-epimerase, giving the protein MINLQKGLIVSCQAPLDSPLHDPMVIAAMAQASVNNGAVAVRIDTPNHIKAVREKVKVPIIGLWKQVITGSDVYITPQFHHAVAVAEAGADIIAIDATTRNRPGDEKLADIITRIHQELGKPVMADVDTFTAAELAVDAGADIVGTTLFGYTFETKSFAPPGWELLTQIVAKLNTFVICEGGISSPDQASKALDLGADAVVVGTAITGIDLQVKAYKSALNSD; this is encoded by the coding sequence ATGATTAATTTACAAAAAGGATTAATTGTTTCCTGTCAAGCACCTTTAGATTCGCCATTACATGACCCAATGGTAATTGCAGCAATGGCACAAGCATCTGTTAATAATGGTGCTGTGGCTGTACGGATTGACACACCCAATCATATCAAAGCCGTGCGGGAAAAAGTAAAAGTACCAATTATCGGACTTTGGAAGCAAGTCATAACTGGTTCTGATGTATACATTACCCCTCAGTTTCATCATGCTGTCGCAGTCGCTGAAGCCGGAGCAGATATTATTGCTATAGATGCAACTACCAGAAATCGTCCTGGTGATGAAAAATTAGCTGATATTATTACCCGCATTCATCAAGAATTAGGTAAACCAGTCATGGCCGATGTGGATACATTTACAGCCGCAGAATTAGCTGTAGATGCTGGTGCTGATATTGTTGGCACTACTCTATTTGGTTACACTTTTGAAACCAAAAGTTTTGCACCTCCAGGTTGGGAACTCCTGACACAGATAGTAGCAAAATTAAATACTTTCGTAATTTGTGAAGGTGGTATTTCTTCCCCAGACCAGGCCAGCAAAGCACTGGATTTAGGTGCAGATGCAGTTGTAGTGGGTACGGCAATTACTGGGATTGATTTGCAAGTTAAAGCTTATAAATCAGCATTGAATAGTGATTAA
- a CDS encoding DUF3318 domain-containing protein produces MEPNIEIRRLLDVMPASGRMMTKIVSKPEQNKVIYAAFPLPWSQERPIYINFDLWRRLTKPQRDLLLLHQVSWLTGMKWLQPDIYQGVVLAGLLGGVVEAAQSDVVGVIIAGGLSALAGVRIWRMNQSQSSELKADTTAIFIAQRRGYLEAEAAQHLLTAIETVAKIEGRFSLDFNELIRCQNLRAIAGLSPVGIPENYQ; encoded by the coding sequence ATGGAGCCAAATATTGAAATTCGCCGTTTGTTGGATGTGATGCCTGCTTCTGGGCGCATGATGACCAAAATCGTCAGTAAACCAGAACAAAACAAGGTGATTTATGCTGCTTTTCCCTTACCCTGGAGTCAGGAACGGCCAATATATATTAATTTTGATCTGTGGCGGCGTTTGACTAAGCCACAACGAGATTTATTACTGTTACATCAGGTTAGTTGGTTAACGGGGATGAAGTGGTTACAACCAGACATTTATCAAGGAGTGGTTTTAGCAGGTTTATTAGGTGGAGTAGTGGAAGCTGCTCAATCTGATGTGGTAGGTGTAATTATTGCTGGGGGATTAAGTGCTTTAGCTGGTGTGCGGATCTGGCGGATGAATCAATCTCAATCCTCAGAATTAAAAGCCGATACAACAGCCATTTTTATCGCCCAAAGACGGGGTTACTTAGAAGCAGAAGCTGCCCAACATTTGTTAACTGCCATTGAGACAGTAGCAAAAATTGAAGGGCGTTTTAGTTTAGATTTTAATGAATTAATTCGTTGTCAAAACTTGAGAGCGATCGCAGGTTTGTCACCCGTAGGTATTCCAGAAAATTATCAATAA
- a CDS encoding carbon dioxide-concentrating mechanism protein CcmK, with amino-acid sequence MTLALGMIEVYGVPAAVEAADAMCKAARITFVGYENTDLGRITILIRGDVGEVNMAVKQGIESVLKVNGGEILCHHIIPRPHENLEYVLPIYQSANIGQFNADICFPPPLSN; translated from the coding sequence TTGACGTTAGCACTAGGCATGATAGAAGTATATGGCGTTCCCGCCGCAGTGGAAGCAGCAGACGCAATGTGTAAAGCTGCCCGGATCACATTTGTCGGCTATGAAAACACTGATTTAGGAAGAATTACAATCTTAATTCGCGGTGATGTCGGTGAAGTGAATATGGCAGTAAAACAAGGAATAGAATCAGTTTTAAAAGTTAATGGTGGTGAGATTCTTTGCCATCACATTATTCCCCGTCCCCATGAAAACTTAGAATATGTTTTACCAATTTATCAAAGTGCCAATATTGGCCAATTTAATGCTGATATCTGTTTTCCTCCTCCACTCAGTAATTAA
- the rplI gene encoding 50S ribosomal protein L9, which translates to MAKRMQLVLTKDVSKLGKSGDLVDVAPGYARNYLIPQSLATHATPGILRQVERRREQERQRQLELKQQALEQKAALEKVASLKIAKQVGENEAIFGTVTTQDIAEAIQAATSQEIDRRGITIPDINHLGTYKAEIKLHSEVTAQIDIEVVAS; encoded by the coding sequence ATGGCGAAACGAATGCAGTTAGTATTAACAAAAGATGTGAGCAAGCTGGGAAAATCCGGCGACTTAGTGGATGTAGCACCCGGCTATGCTCGAAATTATCTAATTCCCCAGAGTTTAGCTACTCATGCTACTCCTGGTATTCTCAGACAAGTAGAACGCCGTCGTGAACAAGAACGTCAACGGCAACTAGAACTCAAACAACAAGCACTAGAACAAAAAGCAGCCCTGGAAAAAGTTGCCAGCTTGAAAATTGCCAAGCAAGTGGGTGAAAACGAAGCTATTTTCGGTACAGTCACCACCCAAGATATAGCAGAAGCAATTCAAGCAGCTACCAGTCAAGAAATTGATCGGCGCGGTATTACTATCCCTGATATTAACCACTTGGGTACATACAAAGCCGAAATTAAACTGCATTCTGAAGTAACAGCGCAAATCGATATCGAAGTTGTTGCCAGCTAA